From the genome of Ignavibacteriales bacterium, one region includes:
- a CDS encoding PAS domain-containing sensor histidine kinase, protein MKKISPLLESSNISPKKILYISLTITSLIIFVFGYFIWSSNIDFQKFVNVDQNLNNLTGKIFYLDEVLTMSARLAAASGDLKWEKRYREFEPQLDSAIKVLKSLAPNAFITEGAGRTDSANVRLVEMENESFKMVSEGSLSKAAGILSSEEYNREKNIYHEGLEKVINNLRERTETSIDNNRIRYQWALVFIIISLITLIFVWLGSMGVMKRYLTQSKRIEKALKENEQTYRTIFESSADGMFLMTDVFRDCNNAVCKLFKCKKEDIIGHSPASFSPDIQPDGKNSFYSASEKIEAALNGFPQRFYWQHKTKDNTLFDAEVSLNAVIIRGENLIQAVVRDISERKKSEKIQEVLFEISEAAYSASDMYSLYKKIHAVVGTLMSSKNFYIALYDEKTGMIEFPYSIDEFDPPRPTRKFGTGLTEYVLRTGQAALLNQQKDLELRKKGEVGLSGSPAAIWLGVPLKIGGKSIGVITVQDYENEKAYGEEEMQLLIFVSEQIAQVIERKRNSYAIKKYTDELKQLNQTKDKFFSIIAHDLKNPFITILGFSDLLQSDYDELSDDERKFYIHEMKKSAEISYHLLQNLLHWSRAQTGRIELNPQKLELIKIINENFLLLIKTAEKKQIKLLQEVPDDLFILADVDMMNSIMRNLLTNAIKFSHKGGTIKVNAGVEENFVEITVTDNGIGMNPATIDNLFKLDCTQSTSGTENELGTGLGLILCKEFVERNGGKIRVTSEVGKGSKFIFTLPLI, encoded by the coding sequence GTGAAAAAAATATCGCCATTATTAGAATCATCAAATATTTCCCCTAAGAAAATTCTATATATTTCCTTAACCATTACCTCTTTAATAATTTTTGTTTTTGGATATTTTATTTGGAGTTCAAATATAGATTTTCAAAAATTTGTCAATGTAGATCAAAATTTGAATAATCTTACCGGAAAGATTTTTTATCTAGACGAAGTATTAACTATGTCTGCCCGTTTAGCTGCAGCCTCTGGTGATTTAAAATGGGAAAAACGTTATAGAGAATTTGAACCACAGTTAGACTCAGCGATTAAAGTGTTGAAATCATTAGCTCCAAATGCATTTATAACGGAAGGAGCCGGACGTACAGATAGCGCAAATGTTAGATTAGTAGAAATGGAAAATGAATCATTTAAAATGGTGAGTGAGGGTTCTCTTTCGAAAGCGGCTGGTATATTATCTAGTGAGGAATATAATAGAGAAAAAAATATCTATCATGAGGGGCTTGAAAAAGTTATCAATAATCTTAGGGAAAGAACTGAAACTTCAATTGATAATAACCGCATTAGGTATCAGTGGGCCCTGGTATTTATTATTATATCATTAATTACACTTATATTCGTATGGCTTGGTTCAATGGGTGTTATGAAGAGATATCTTACTCAAAGCAAACGAATTGAAAAAGCATTGAAAGAAAACGAACAAACTTACCGTACAATATTCGAAAGCTCTGCCGATGGAATGTTTTTGATGACAGATGTTTTCCGAGATTGCAACAATGCTGTTTGTAAATTATTTAAATGCAAAAAAGAAGATATTATTGGTCATTCTCCCGCAAGTTTTTCACCGGATATTCAGCCGGATGGTAAGAATTCTTTTTATTCCGCAAGTGAAAAGATAGAAGCAGCATTAAATGGATTTCCTCAACGGTTTTATTGGCAGCATAAAACGAAAGATAATACTCTTTTTGATGCCGAAGTCTCTTTGAATGCGGTTATAATCCGTGGTGAAAATTTAATTCAAGCTGTTGTTAGAGATATTTCTGAACGGAAAAAATCAGAAAAAATTCAAGAAGTGCTTTTTGAAATATCTGAAGCCGCCTACAGCGCTTCGGACATGTATTCATTATATAAAAAAATTCACGCAGTGGTTGGAACGTTAATGTCGAGCAAGAATTTTTATATTGCTCTCTACGATGAAAAAACCGGTATGATTGAGTTTCCTTATTCCATTGATGAATTTGATCCGCCAAGACCAACTAGAAAATTTGGTACAGGTTTAACGGAATATGTTTTGCGGACGGGTCAAGCCGCTCTTCTAAATCAACAGAAAGATTTGGAATTGAGAAAGAAGGGAGAAGTTGGATTGAGCGGATCGCCAGCTGCTATATGGTTGGGAGTACCTTTAAAGATCGGAGGCAAATCCATTGGTGTTATAACAGTACAAGATTATGAAAATGAAAAAGCTTACGGTGAAGAAGAGATGCAGTTGTTAATTTTTGTTTCAGAACAGATTGCACAGGTAATTGAACGGAAAAGAAATTCTTATGCGATAAAAAAATATACAGATGAGCTTAAACAACTGAATCAAACCAAAGATAAATTTTTCTCGATCATTGCGCACGATCTTAAAAATCCTTTTATAACAATTCTTGGCTTTTCAGATTTACTCCAATCAGATTATGATGAGCTTTCGGACGATGAGAGAAAATTTTACATCCATGAGATGAAAAAATCAGCCGAAATTTCCTATCATCTTCTCCAAAATTTACTTCATTGGTCGCGCGCGCAAACAGGCAGGATTGAACTAAATCCGCAAAAGCTTGAGTTAATAAAAATAATTAATGAAAATTTCCTTCTATTAATAAAGACCGCGGAAAAAAAACAAATCAAGCTTTTACAGGAAGTTCCAGATGATTTATTTATACTGGCAGATGTGGATATGATGAATTCAATTATGCGGAATCTTTTGACTAATGCGATAAAATTCAGCCACAAAGGAGGAACCATTAAAGTAAATGCCGGGGTAGAAGAGAATTTCGTAGAAATCACGGTCACTGATAACGGGATTGGAATGAACCCAGCGACTATCGACAACCTTTTCAAGCTGGATTGTACGCAATCAACTAGTGGTACTGAAAACGAACTTGGCACCGGATTGGGATTAATTTTGTGTAAAGAATTTGTTGAAAGGAACGGAGGAAAGATAAGGGTTACAAGCGAAGTTGGTAAAGGAAGCAAATTTATATTCACACTTCCGTTAATTTGA
- a CDS encoding PAS domain S-box protein: MSNEKLFEDETKSKLELIKELKTLQSEMKLIEANLFKNGNKIELAENEKRYRTLFENAPVGIVMLDQNDRVLQINKTFETIFQYSLDEIHGHYINDFIIPDSKVEEAKTLSFNTLQKIGANKETIRKRKDGSFVPVQVLGVPIEINDTLIGIYGMYVDITERKQTEERLLKLNRIYEVTSNINTTIVHTSDQKSLFDEVCRIAVDDGKFIMAMIGLIDEESKNIINVAHNGFTGDYVKNMNINLKDKKYRDCPTNIAVETKEYCVCNNIETDVRMKLWSALALKNGYQSFCTIPLIVFEKVYGVIYLFSEQKYFFDEEEMRLLEEMAMDVSYCIENIYNEKKRKKAEEQILLAKDKAEEANRLKNSFLARMSHEFRTPLNVILGSCNIINETYYKSATVETRTIFDTIDEECLRLLTTMTEIFDISSIESGNFKIDLKPISLNMAVKLSCQNLKIMADKKKLNVVMEFPDPEIIVKGDEYCLHGVVFNLLHNAIKFSNKGTIKITVRYDNQNGFCSISDEGLGMSENYQKHLFEMFSQEDVGYSRPFEGTGLGLALTKKYIELMFGDLEIDSKKNVGTTVEFKIPLFK, translated from the coding sequence ATGAGCAATGAAAAATTATTTGAAGACGAAACAAAAAGCAAACTTGAACTTATTAAAGAGCTCAAAACACTTCAGTCCGAGATGAAGCTAATTGAAGCGAATCTGTTTAAAAACGGGAATAAAATTGAGCTTGCAGAGAACGAAAAACGCTACCGTACTCTTTTTGAAAATGCTCCTGTTGGAATAGTTATGCTGGATCAAAATGACAGGGTATTGCAAATCAATAAAACATTTGAAACGATTTTTCAATACTCACTTGATGAAATTCACGGTCACTACATTAATGATTTTATAATTCCCGATTCAAAAGTTGAAGAAGCTAAAACTCTCTCCTTCAATACGCTGCAGAAGATAGGCGCTAATAAAGAAACAATTAGAAAAAGAAAAGACGGAAGTTTTGTCCCGGTGCAAGTATTAGGCGTCCCTATAGAAATTAACGATACACTAATCGGCATTTATGGAATGTATGTTGATATTACAGAAAGGAAGCAGACTGAAGAGAGACTTTTAAAACTAAATCGAATCTATGAAGTAACGAGCAACATTAACACAACCATTGTACATACATCGGATCAGAAATCATTATTTGATGAAGTTTGCAGAATTGCAGTTGATGATGGAAAGTTTATAATGGCCATGATAGGATTGATCGATGAAGAATCTAAAAATATTATAAACGTCGCACACAATGGATTTACCGGCGATTATGTAAAAAATATGAATATTAATTTGAAAGATAAAAAATATAGAGACTGTCCAACAAATATTGCCGTGGAAACAAAAGAATACTGTGTCTGTAATAATATTGAAACCGATGTAAGAATGAAACTTTGGAGCGCACTTGCGCTTAAGAATGGCTACCAATCTTTTTGTACAATACCGCTTATAGTGTTTGAAAAAGTGTATGGTGTTATTTATTTATTTAGTGAACAGAAATATTTCTTTGACGAAGAAGAAATGCGCTTGCTGGAAGAAATGGCAATGGATGTCTCTTACTGCATCGAAAATATTTATAATGAAAAGAAACGAAAAAAAGCCGAAGAACAAATTTTGCTTGCAAAAGATAAAGCGGAAGAAGCAAATAGATTAAAAAATAGTTTTCTCGCAAGAATGTCTCACGAATTTAGGACGCCTCTAAATGTTATTCTCGGCAGCTGCAATATTATTAATGAAACATACTATAAGTCGGCTACTGTGGAAACCAGAACAATTTTTGATACGATCGATGAAGAATGTTTGAGACTTCTTACGACTATGACCGAGATATTTGATATCTCAAGTATTGAATCGGGGAATTTTAAGATTGATCTTAAACCTATATCTCTTAATATGGCTGTTAAATTAAGCTGCCAAAATTTGAAAATTATGGCCGATAAGAAAAAATTAAATGTTGTAATGGAATTCCCGGATCCTGAAATTATTGTTAAAGGAGATGAATACTGTCTGCATGGAGTTGTATTTAATCTTTTACATAATGCAATTAAGTTCAGTAATAAAGGGACAATCAAGATTACGGTTAGATATGATAATCAAAATGGATTCTGCTCGATCTCCGACGAAGGATTAGGTATGTCTGAAAATTATCAAAAACATTTATTCGAAATGTTTAGTCAAGAAGATGTAGGATATTCACGCCCGTTCGAAGGAACCGGATTAGGATTAGCGCTCACTAAAAAATATATAGAATTGATGTTTGGTGATCTGGAAATAGACAGCAAAAAAAATGTTGGGACTACTGTCGAATTTAAAATTCCCTTGTTCAAGTAA
- a CDS encoding thiolase family protein — translation MKKVVITHAKRTPVGAFNGALSSLSAPQLGSIVIKSLLDESKIAPEIINEVIMGNVITAGLGQAPARQAALYASLPEKVECLTINKMCGSGLKAIMLAHQSIMCGDADIIIAGGMESMSNAPYLLQNARNGYRLGNSTILDSILVDGLTDVYNNIHMGNCAESCAKDFNFTREQLDEFAVLSYQRAISAQKEGRFVDEIVGVKIKSKGGEVVVSNDEEPGKVNFEKISTLRPAFDKNGVVTAANSSKLNDGAAAVLIMSEEKSKELGYKPLVEIIAQSSAAKAPIQFTTAPADAINKVLSKAKLKLTDIDLFEINEAFAVVSLAVSKLLGLTTENVNVNGGAIALGHPIGASGARIMTTLLYEMKRRNSKYGLASLCIGGGEASAVIVKRYE, via the coding sequence ATGAAAAAAGTAGTGATAACACATGCAAAAAGAACTCCGGTTGGAGCGTTTAATGGCGCTTTAAGTTCTCTTTCCGCCCCCCAACTTGGCAGCATAGTAATAAAATCACTTTTGGATGAATCGAAAATCGCACCGGAAATAATCAATGAAGTAATTATGGGAAATGTAATTACCGCAGGTTTAGGACAAGCTCCGGCACGTCAAGCAGCGCTCTATGCAAGTCTTCCGGAAAAGGTGGAATGCTTAACTATAAATAAAATGTGCGGCAGCGGTTTGAAAGCAATTATGCTTGCACATCAGTCAATAATGTGTGGTGATGCAGATATAATTATCGCCGGCGGAATGGAAAGCATGTCTAACGCTCCCTACTTATTGCAGAATGCACGTAACGGTTATCGTTTAGGCAACTCTACAATTTTAGATTCAATTTTGGTTGATGGTCTTACAGATGTTTATAATAATATTCACATGGGCAACTGTGCCGAATCTTGTGCAAAGGATTTCAATTTTACAAGAGAACAATTGGATGAATTTGCAGTTCTTTCATACCAAAGAGCTATTAGTGCACAAAAGGAAGGTCGCTTTGTTGATGAAATTGTTGGTGTGAAAATAAAATCGAAAGGCGGAGAAGTAGTTGTCTCCAATGATGAAGAACCGGGAAAAGTTAATTTTGAAAAGATCTCTACTCTGCGCCCCGCATTCGATAAAAACGGAGTTGTTACTGCGGCGAATTCATCCAAACTTAATGATGGCGCTGCGGCGGTTTTAATTATGAGCGAAGAGAAATCAAAAGAATTGGGTTATAAACCATTAGTAGAAATTATTGCACAAAGCTCTGCGGCAAAAGCTCCTATACAATTTACAACTGCACCGGCTGATGCAATTAATAAAGTGCTAAGTAAAGCAAAGTTGAAATTGACCGATATTGACTTATTCGAAATTAACGAGGCTTTCGCCGTAGTATCATTAGCGGTCAGTAAATTATTGGGATTAACTACAGAAAATGTAAATGTAAATGGCGGTGCCATTGCTCTTGGTCATCCAATTGGCGCAAGCGGTGCAAGAATAATGACAACTCTTCTGTACGAGATGAAACGAAGAAATTCGAAATACGGATTAGCATCACTTTGTATCGGCGGCGGTGAAGCTTCTGCCGTTATTGTTAAACGTTACGAATAA
- the pdxB gene encoding 4-phosphoerythronate dehydrogenase PdxB has translation MVADNKIPFLKGVLEPYANVIYLPPKEITNENIKDADALLIRTRTICDSKLLDGTDVKFIGTATIGYDHIDTAYCGSKNIRWINAPGCNSSSVMQYIASALLTLTEKEKYNLHEMTIGIVGVGNVGSKVARLSKALGMNVFLNDPPREREEGNGKFVSLDELIIQSNIITFHTPLIKEGLDKTYHIADDLFFGKLNEKKILFNTSRGEVVDSSALKSAIKNKIIVNSVIDVWEHEPNIDLDLLNLVDIATPHIAGYSADGKANGTATCVREISSFFNLGISKEWYPSSMPLPSNPNELTIDCQGKTNQEIIKEVILSTYEISKDDDTFRKSTDTFEKQRGEYPVRREFPFYRIKLLNSTQDLNMTLTDLGFNLVT, from the coding sequence ATTGTTGCCGATAATAAGATTCCATTTCTGAAAGGTGTTTTAGAACCTTATGCAAATGTTATTTATTTGCCTCCTAAAGAAATTACAAATGAAAACATTAAAGATGCGGACGCATTATTAATCAGAACTAGAACAATATGCGATTCTAAATTATTGGATGGAACCGATGTTAAGTTTATCGGAACAGCAACAATTGGTTACGATCATATTGACACGGCATATTGCGGCTCGAAAAATATAAGATGGATTAACGCTCCGGGTTGTAATTCATCATCGGTTATGCAATATATAGCTTCTGCTTTGTTAACGCTCACCGAAAAAGAAAAGTATAATCTTCATGAAATGACAATCGGTATTGTTGGTGTCGGCAACGTAGGAAGTAAAGTTGCGCGGTTATCTAAAGCATTAGGAATGAATGTTTTTTTAAATGACCCGCCGAGAGAAAGAGAGGAAGGAAACGGAAAATTTGTTTCGCTTGATGAACTTATTATTCAAAGCAACATCATCACATTCCACACTCCGTTAATCAAAGAGGGTTTGGATAAGACATATCATATTGCTGATGATTTATTCTTTGGCAAATTGAATGAAAAAAAAATATTATTCAATACATCACGTGGTGAAGTAGTAGACTCATCTGCATTAAAGAGTGCGATCAAAAATAAAATTATCGTCAATTCTGTTATTGATGTTTGGGAACATGAGCCCAATATTGATCTAGATTTATTGAACTTGGTGGATATAGCTACACCTCATATCGCAGGATATTCAGCGGATGGCAAAGCAAACGGAACCGCAACTTGTGTAAGAGAAATTAGCTCTTTCTTTAATTTAGGTATTAGTAAAGAATGGTATCCTTCTTCAATGCCTCTTCCCAGTAATCCTAATGAATTAACAATTGATTGCCAAGGAAAAACAAATCAAGAGATTATTAAGGAAGTTATTCTTTCAACATATGAAATCTCAAAGGATGATGATACTTTTCGTAAATCTACTGATACATTTGAAAAGCAAAGAGGTGAGTATCCGGTACGCCGTGAATTCCCATTTTACCGGATCAAATTATTAAACAGCACTCAAGATTTAAATATGACATTAACCGATCTTGGTTTTAATTTAGTAACGTAG
- the tkt gene encoding transketolase — protein sequence MQTNITKLAANTIRILAAEGVQKANSGHPGMPMGMADVAVILYSEFLKHNPDEPKWANRDRFVLSAGHGSMLLYSLLYISGYAVTLDDLKSFRQWGSRTPGHPEYGHLPGVETTTGPLGQGLANGIGMAIAAKMTSARFNDDKNQLLGNHYVYGIVSDGDLMEGISHEAASIAGHLGLGNIIYFYDDNSITIEGKTNLTFTDDTSKRFEAYGWQTIETSAYDHEGIRNAIKIAQDEKGKPTLIITKSHIGFGSPHKVDTPEVHGSPLGKDELIETKKNLGFPIDKEFYVPEETKELFESRKKTLITEFNTWKKEFELWSKENPDKAELYEKYMSGWLPDNLYDELLTAAGKEANATRTLSSKVIQKIAELVPNFIGGSADLSPSTNTYMKAFSAIDTGKFEGRNFHFGIREHAMGSIVTGIILYGGFKAFGSTFLVFSDYMRPSIRLASLMKIPAIYVFTHDSIFVGEDGPTHEPIEHLAVLRAIPNVTVIRPADSFETASAWTYALQHKDGPIALILTRQKIGVIEYYSGFDPKESMKGGYIISKEKGKTIDLIIAASGSEVPVAIAAQKILEEKLSVRVISIPSKEIFERQSEEYRNGVVPLNVPVAVVEAASMTGWGDLFRSKFLPIGMNGFGASAPYEILAEKFGFTGVQVADKIKAWL from the coding sequence ATGCAAACAAACATTACAAAACTTGCCGCAAACACGATTAGAATACTTGCCGCTGAAGGTGTACAAAAAGCTAACTCAGGTCATCCCGGAATGCCGATGGGAATGGCTGATGTTGCCGTAATTCTTTATAGTGAATTTTTAAAACACAATCCCGACGAACCAAAATGGGCGAACAGAGATCGGTTTGTACTTTCTGCAGGTCACGGATCGATGTTGTTATACTCCCTTCTTTACATTAGCGGTTATGCGGTTACACTGGACGATCTAAAATCATTCCGGCAGTGGGGAAGCAGAACTCCCGGACATCCGGAATATGGTCATTTACCAGGAGTTGAAACTACAACCGGTCCTCTTGGACAGGGATTAGCCAACGGAATTGGAATGGCTATTGCTGCCAAGATGACTTCGGCAAGATTTAATGACGATAAAAATCAATTGCTCGGCAATCATTACGTCTATGGAATTGTCAGCGACGGCGATTTGATGGAAGGAATTTCTCACGAAGCGGCATCTATAGCCGGTCATTTGGGATTAGGAAACATAATTTATTTCTATGATGACAACAGCATCACTATTGAAGGTAAAACAAATCTAACTTTTACGGATGATACATCAAAAAGATTTGAAGCTTACGGATGGCAGACAATAGAAACAAGTGCTTATGATCATGAAGGAATTCGTAACGCAATTAAAATCGCCCAGGACGAAAAAGGAAAACCAACTTTAATAATTACTAAGTCTCACATCGGTTTTGGAAGTCCTCATAAAGTTGATACACCCGAAGTCCATGGCTCTCCTCTAGGTAAAGATGAATTAATAGAAACAAAAAAGAATCTTGGATTTCCAATAGATAAAGAATTTTATGTTCCGGAAGAAACAAAAGAATTATTTGAGAGCAGAAAAAAAACATTAATTACTGAATTCAACACATGGAAGAAAGAATTTGAATTGTGGAGTAAAGAGAATCCGGATAAAGCGGAACTTTATGAAAAATATATGAGCGGCTGGCTGCCTGATAATTTATATGATGAATTATTAACCGCTGCGGGTAAAGAAGCAAACGCAACTCGAACTCTTTCAAGTAAAGTTATTCAGAAGATTGCCGAATTGGTACCAAACTTTATTGGCGGTTCTGCAGATTTATCGCCTTCTACAAATACTTATATGAAAGCGTTCTCGGCAATCGATACCGGAAAATTTGAAGGAAGAAATTTTCATTTCGGAATTCGTGAGCATGCAATGGGCTCTATTGTTACTGGAATTATTCTTTATGGTGGATTTAAAGCATTTGGTTCAACATTCCTTGTCTTTTCCGATTACATGCGTCCTTCAATTAGACTTGCATCATTGATGAAGATACCTGCAATTTATGTTTTTACACATGATAGTATTTTTGTTGGTGAAGATGGTCCGACTCATGAACCAATTGAACATCTAGCGGTTTTAAGAGCAATTCCAAATGTTACTGTCATACGTCCGGCTGATAGTTTTGAAACTGCTTCTGCATGGACTTATGCTCTTCAACATAAAGATGGTCCGATAGCATTGATACTAACCCGGCAAAAAATTGGTGTTATTGAATATTATTCAGGATTTGACCCGAAGGAATCAATGAAAGGCGGTTACATTATTTCGAAAGAAAAAGGAAAAACAATTGATCTAATTATTGCTGCGAGCGGTTCGGAAGTTCCGGTTGCAATTGCTGCTCAAAAAATATTGGAAGAAAAATTATCTGTACGCGTGATTTCAATTCCTTCAAAAGAAATCTTTGAAAGACAAAGTGAAGAATATAGAAATGGTGTCGTTCCTTTAAATGTTCCTGTTGCAGTTGTTGAGGCGGCTTCAATGACTGGATGGGGAGATCTATTCCGAAGCAAGTTCTTGCCGATTGGAATGAATGGATTCGGCGCTTCAGCGCCTTATGAAATTCTTGCTGAAAAATTCGGATTCACCGGTGTACAAGTAGCAGATAAAATTAAAGCCTGGTTATAA
- a CDS encoding NADH:flavin oxidoreductase/NADH oxidase produces the protein MSKLFSPLKIREIEFKNRIFVSPMCQYSSEDGTPNDWHFVHLGSRAVGGAALVVVEATAVSPEGRISPEDSGIWSEKHVEGFKKITDFIKEQNSVPGIQIAHAGRKASTYSPWNGNGEVTKKNGGWQTLGPSEIPYADDYPKPKKLGKDEIQKIIMQFKNGAERSIRAGFQIIEIHMAHGYLVHEFLSPLSNNRTDEYGGSFENRTRLSIEITKAVREVIPTHLPLFIRISSTDWVEGGWDLDQSVQLAKKLKEAGADLIDCSSGGNIKKAVIPAGPNYQIPFAEKIRNEAKIFTSGVGFITQAEQAEQIIASGKADAVFLARELLRDPYWPLHAAKQLNVDVEWPKQYLRAK, from the coding sequence ATGAGCAAACTTTTTTCTCCGTTAAAGATCCGGGAGATTGAATTTAAGAATCGAATTTTCGTCTCTCCAATGTGTCAGTACTCAAGTGAAGATGGGACTCCGAATGACTGGCACTTTGTTCATCTTGGAAGCCGTGCGGTTGGCGGTGCCGCGCTTGTTGTTGTTGAAGCAACTGCTGTTTCACCGGAGGGAAGAATTTCACCGGAAGATTCTGGCATATGGAGCGAAAAACATGTTGAAGGATTTAAGAAAATTACTGATTTCATAAAAGAACAGAATTCAGTGCCCGGAATTCAAATTGCACATGCAGGAAGAAAAGCTTCAACATATTCGCCATGGAATGGAAATGGAGAAGTGACAAAAAAGAACGGCGGGTGGCAAACTTTAGGACCTAGTGAGATTCCTTATGCAGATGATTATCCTAAACCGAAAAAATTGGGCAAAGATGAAATTCAGAAGATCATTATGCAATTTAAAAATGGAGCTGAAAGAAGTATAAGAGCTGGTTTTCAAATAATCGAAATTCATATGGCTCACGGCTATCTTGTTCACGAATTTTTATCTCCCCTATCAAATAATCGAACCGATGAATACGGCGGATCTTTTGAGAACAGAACCAGACTTTCAATTGAAATTACTAAAGCAGTAAGAGAGGTTATTCCAACACATTTGCCGTTGTTTATAAGAATCTCTTCAACAGATTGGGTTGAAGGCGGCTGGGATCTTGATCAATCTGTTCAACTTGCAAAAAAATTAAAAGAAGCAGGAGCCGATTTGATCGATTGTTCGAGCGGCGGTAATATTAAAAAAGCAGTCATACCCGCAGGACCTAATTACCAAATTCCTTTCGCTGAAAAGATACGTAATGAAGCAAAAATTTTTACTAGCGGAGTAGGATTCATTACTCAGGCAGAACAGGCGGAACAAATTATTGCATCAGGCAAAGCCGACGCCGTTTTTCTTGCGCGAGAATTATTAAGAGATCCTTATTGGCCGCTCCACGCTGCAAAACAATTAAATGTTGATGTTGAATGGCCTAAGCAATATTTGAGAGCTAAATAA